The following coding sequences lie in one Drosophila sulfurigaster albostrigata strain 15112-1811.04 chromosome 2R, ASM2355843v2, whole genome shotgun sequence genomic window:
- the LOC133838092 gene encoding uncharacterized protein LOC133838092 isoform X1, with protein MSLIHEIIHQQLRRLFRAKRRSDDRRLSYSVGKRSRNRWQSHCYRRSPGGQDSHSETVTFRLSRQASLPVGNRCIVPLLHIWLRLNENTSTSNHITRQRCMRSIRLQQRSALENASQVVQIHWRNFCQMVWPASKQTTIATQTGRNPYVEIVQTNNYRNRLSWTQKLRIIFIKISKVLESALTDGSSSPGYINTSAAMELISIGDLFDQLNSVLVEHLIDNADYVITPSQSMTQFDFVFPE; from the exons ATGTCGCTCATCCATGAGATAATTCATCAGCAATTGCGACGCCTCTTCAGAGCCAAGCGGCG ATCTGACGACAGACGCTTAAGTTATTCGGTTGGCAAGAGAAGTCGCAATCGCTGGCAATCTCATTGCTATCGACGATCTCCTGGTGGCCAGGACTCACATAGCGAAACAGTGACTTTCAGATTGAGTAGACAAGCCAGTCTGCCTGTGGGCAACCGTTGCATAGTGCCCTTGTTGCACATCTGGCTGCGGCTGAACGAAAACACCTCCACCTCAAATCATATTACACGTCAGCGGTGCATGCGTAGCATTCGACTGCAGCAGAGATCTGCGCTGGAGAATGCGAGTCAAGTTGTCCAGATCCATTGGAGAAATTTCTGTCAGATGGTATGGCCAGCATCCAAGCAAACCACCATTGCCACGCAAACGGGTAGGAATCCTTATGTGGAGATTGTTCAAACTAATAATTACCGAAATCGATTGTCATGGACGCAGAAGTTGAGAATTATCTTCATTAAG ATCTCTAAAGTGCTGGAATCGGCACTCACCGATGGGAGTTCAAGTCCAGGCTATATAAACACTTCGGCGGCTATGGAATTGATTAGCATTGGTGATTTATTTGACCAACTGAACTCAGTCCTCGTCGAACATTTAATTGACAATGCAGACTATGTAATAACTCCGAGCCAGTCGATGACACAATTTGACTTCGTTTTTCCAGAATAG
- the LOC133838092 gene encoding uncharacterized protein LOC133838092 isoform X2, with translation MRSIRLQQRSALENASQVVQIHWRNFCQMVWPASKQTTIATQTGRNPYVEIVQTNNYRNRLSWTQKLRIIFIKISKVLESALTDGSSSPGYINTSAAMELISIGDLFDQLNSVLVEHLIDNADYVITPSQSMTQFDFVFPE, from the exons ATGCGTAGCATTCGACTGCAGCAGAGATCTGCGCTGGAGAATGCGAGTCAAGTTGTCCAGATCCATTGGAGAAATTTCTGTCAGATGGTATGGCCAGCATCCAAGCAAACCACCATTGCCACGCAAACGGGTAGGAATCCTTATGTGGAGATTGTTCAAACTAATAATTACCGAAATCGATTGTCATGGACGCAGAAGTTGAGAATTATCTTCATTAAG ATCTCTAAAGTGCTGGAATCGGCACTCACCGATGGGAGTTCAAGTCCAGGCTATATAAACACTTCGGCGGCTATGGAATTGATTAGCATTGGTGATTTATTTGACCAACTGAACTCAGTCCTCGTCGAACATTTAATTGACAATGCAGACTATGTAATAACTCCGAGCCAGTCGATGACACAATTTGACTTCGTTTTTCCAGAATAG